In Silene latifolia isolate original U9 population unplaced genomic scaffold, ASM4854445v1 scaffold_748, whole genome shotgun sequence, the following are encoded in one genomic region:
- the LOC141640239 gene encoding uncharacterized protein LOC141640239 produces MARQKRNQPKSSRVIRLITNNNSKKTPKTQINSSNSHNNQSGSRFQRLATEIEDPQVDIQLDDHVLDADGEIRPFSLSNGMESIAEEDSDDGSVWTKSRRVRNIDRVSPLRLTSLDTRCELEFGLFAVIFDYVLGANPPFKIIDGFVKRVWGYTEYDRISFHSNGIFLVRFKTEEMKLRVLQSGPVFFDNKPVVVKEWTPSAKLVREAVDMVPIWIRFYGLPLKFWGNALLKIAGLVGKPIRSDSNTQLKTFIGHARVMVEVKMGGDLPDVIEFTDELDVTHRQIVHYEWRPTICADCKGVGHLARDCRKKQQPVQHVKKVWVPKARAQQPVGVPAPPAPNPPVRPLVVQPRSQSVLPRGLVTPQPAAFTPFSPIRVLTKFSRQGGMSTGTGRRTFLEVLEHSVQYRKVVEEDMAETRVRSSAINKVHQSIGAQWAMVHNNDSHEGGRIWILWDSGNYAVDVLGSEAQVIHTKVTYLPTGVVWWMSMVYGFNRLADRAILWQSIKNMKCCINGPWVVMGDFNNVLAMNERIGSEVSAAEVREFQECVDVCGLNDIPAQGAFFTWTNKQEVGDLKFSRIDRALVTDEWLLHFPNTITMFHPEGLFDHCPCTMTRTRCCKEQDHVQLAKRLKLLKKPLKALNSEAYAGIETSSKVALLHLHRMQGQLQLDPTNLGFQQQVKEATDLYRDREGALRSFLSQKAKAQWLSEGDDNTHYFHSVIKARRMHNRILGIHDLEGNNHTTPSAIEGAFICYYKSLLGSNRRVTKVHKGTVQQGKLFFRDSFDVTGNDIIGAVQEFFSSGKMLKQINSTTLTLIPKKARPTTVADFRPIACCNVVYKIISKVICTRLATVLPDIISETQSAFIKGRDIVDNILICHDLVRLYKRKACSPRCMMKVDLKKAYDSIEWDFIKQMLQALKFPDQMIQWIMECVTTPWYTLSLNGSNFGYFQGRRGIRQGDPMSPLLFTICMEYLSRILAYVTNSMEGDKTSIITILRAFATFSKAWVWRLIEKSDIYFNGMSSALMFVCLKDISGSKRDVSFRDTLLLDSYFYHTAIVMDRINHICRNYLWCGSDEFHKTPPSSRDVVRLAKKYGGLGIVNGKIGIGNVGQVIGALPWYPRYPECAQPPQALYHRLAGYPMPSFDKG; encoded by the exons ATGGCTCGTCAAAAACGTAATCAACCTAAATCTAGTAGAGTGATTAgattaataacaaataataattctaaaaaaacaccaaaaacacAGATTAATAGTAGTAATTCACATAATAATCAATCGGGTTCTAGGTTTCAACGTCTTGCTACTGAAATTGAGGATCCTCAGGTTGATATTCAACTTGATGATCACGTTTTGGATGCAGATGGTGAAATCAGACCTTTCTCACTGAGTAATGGCATGGAATCAATTGCGGAGGAAGACTCTGATGATGGGAGCGTATGGACGAAGTCTCGCCGGGTTCGCAACATCGATAGGGTAAGTCCTTTGCGATTGACTAGTCTTGACACTCGATGCGAATTAGAATTCGGTCTCTTTGCGGTAATCTTTGATTACGTGTTGGGTGCTAACCCACCGTTCAAAATCATTGATGGATTTGTGAAGCGGGTCTGGGGATATACTGAGTATGATCGAATTTCGTTTCATTCGAACGGTATATTCCTGGTTCGTTTCAAAACGGAAGAAATGAAGTTAAGAGTATTACAATCTGGGCCTGTTTTTTTTGATAATAAACCTGTAGTAGTTAAGGAGTGGACTCCTTCTGCTAAATTGGTTCGTGAAGCAGTTGATATGGTGCCTATTTGGATTAGATTCTATGGGCTTCCTCTGAAGTTTTGGGGGAATGCGTTGCTGAAGATTGCAGGATTGGTAGGAAAGCCAATTCGTAGTGACAGCAATACTCAATTGAAAACTTTCATTGGGCATGCGAGAGTAATGGTTGAGGTTAAGATGGGTGGAGATTTACCTGATGTGATTGAGTTTACTGATGAACTTGATGTCACCCACAGGCAAATTGTTCACTATGAATGGAGACCAACAATTTGTGCTGATTGTAAAGGAGTTGGGCATTTGGCTCGAGATTGCAGGAAAAAACAACAGCCTGTGCAGCATGTGAAGAAAGTGTGGGTGCCTAAAGCAAGGGCACAACAACCTGTTGGTGTACCTGCTCCACCTGCACCAAACCCACCTGTCAGGCCATTAGTTGTGCAGCCTCGTTCTCAGTCTGTGCTTCCCAGAGGTTTAGTTACTCCTCAACCAGCTGCTTTCACCCCTTTCTCACCTATAAGGGTGCTTACCAAATTCTCAAGGCAGGGTGGTATGAGCACTGGCACTGGGAGAAGGACTTTTCTGGAGGTTTTGGAACATTCAGTTCAGTATAGGAAAGTGGTAGAGGAGGACATGGCTG AAACTAGAGTTAGGAGCTCTGCTATTAATAAAGTGCATCAGAGCATTGGGGCTCAATGGGCTATGGTGCATAATAATGATAGTCATGAGGGTGGTCGAATATGGATTCTTTGGGATTCTGGTAATTATGCTGTTGATGTTCTAGGGAGTGAGGCTCAGGTGATTCATACTAAAGTTACCTATCTGCCTACTGGTGTTGTGTGGTGGATGTCCATGGTTTATGGTTTTAATAGACTTGCTGATCGTGCTATTTTATGGCAATCTATTAAAAATATGAAGTGTTGTATTAATGGGCCATGGGTAGTTATGGGTGATTTCAATAATGTATTGGCTATGAATGAAAGAATAGGATCTGAGGTATCTGCTGCTGAAGTGAGGGAGTTTCAGGAGTGTGTGGATGTGTGTGGACTGAATGACATCCCTGCTCAGGGTGCCTTTTTCACTTGGACCAATAAACAGGAGGTAGGGGACCTGAAGTTTAGTAGAATTGATAGAGCACTAGTGACTGATGAGTGGCTCCTTCATTTTCCTAACACCATTACTATGTTTCACCCTGAAGGGTTATTTGACCATTGTCCTTGTACCATGACTCGAACTCGATGTTGCAAGGAACAAGACCACGttcaa TTGGCCAAAAGGTTGAAATTGCTCAAGAAACCTTTGAAGGCTCTTAATTCTGAAGCATATGCTGGTATTGAGACTTCTTCCAAGGTGGCTTTGCTTCACCTTCACAGGATGCAAGGTCAGCTGCAGCTTGATCCTACTAATCTTGGGTTCCAACAACAAGTGAAGGAGGCTACTGACCTTTACAGAGATAGGGAAGGGGCATTGAGGAGTTTCTTATCCCAGAAAGCTAAAGCTCAATGGTTAAGTGAAGGTGATGATAACACCCATTATTTCCATAGTGTTATCAAGGCTAGGAGGATGCACAATAGAATTTTGGGGATTCATGATTTGGAGGGTAACAATCATACTACTCCCTCTGCAATTGAGGGGGCTTTTATTTGTTACTATAAGTCTCTATTGGGGTCTAACAGGAGGGTTACTAAGGTCCATAAGGGCACTGTCCAGCAGGGGAAGTTG TTTTTCAGAGATTCTTTTGATGTCACTGGGAATGATATTATTGGGGCAGTACAGGAATTTTTCTCCTCTGGTAAAATGCTCAAGCAGATCAATTCCACCACACTTACTCTCATCCCAAAGAAGGCTAGGCCTACTACAGTGGCAGATTTTAGacccattgcttgttgcaatgtggTTTATAAAATTATCTCTAAAGTGATTTGCACTAGACTTGCTACTGTTCTACCTGATATTATCAGTGAGACTCAGAGTGCATTCATTAAAGGGAGAGACATAGTTGACAATATTCTCATTTGCCATGACCTTGTAAGATTGTATAAAAGGAAGGCTTGTTCTCCTCGTTGTATGATGAAGGTGGATCTCAAAAAAGCGTATGATTCTATCGAGTGGGATTTTATCAAGCAGATGTTGCAGGCTCTAAAATTCCCAGACCAAATGATTCAATGGATTATGGAGTGTGTTACCACTCCTTGGTATACTTTGTCTCTTAATGGATCAAACTTTGGGTATTTCCAAGGAAGAAGAGGGATTAGGCAGGGTGATCCCATGTCCCCTCTTTTGTTTACTATTTGCATGGAGTACCTTAGCAGGATTTTGGCTTATGTTACTAATTCTATGGA GGGTGACAAGACTTCCATTATCACTATCCTTCGAGCATTTGCTACATTTTCTAAAGCTTGGGTTTGGAGATTAATCGAGAAGTCCGATATTTACTTCAATGGTATGAGTAGTGCTTTGATGTTCGTATGTCTTAAGGATATCTCGGGTTCAAAGAGGGACGTTTCCTTTCGAGATACCTTG CTTTTGGACTCGTATTTTTATCATACCGCCATTGTGATGGACAGGATTAACCACATTTGCAGGAACTACCTTTGGTGTGGGTCTGATGAGTTCCACAAGACACCACCCAGTAGCAGGGATGTAGTCCGTCTTGCTAAAAAGTATGGAGGACTTGGAATTGTTAATGGGAAAATCGGAATCGGCAATGTTGGGCAA GTAATCGGTGCACTGCCATGGTATCCTCGTTATCCGGAATGTGCTCAACCTCCCCAAGCACTCTATCATAGGTTGGCTGGCTATCCAATGCCGTCTTTTGACAAAGGATAG